The genome window GCTGGACGCCAGCGGGCAACAACCGATTCGCATCCATGAAACTTCACCAGGTCTCGCCCCTCCCTCCTTGGTTCGTCTTGACCGGCTATTGCAGATTGTCAATACCGAAGGAACAGTCCTGGCGCGTAGCGCCAACCTGGGCGCATCGCGCTTACCGACGACGCCGGCACTGCTGGCGCGCCTGGCTGCGGGGGAAACCGTTTTTGAAACGCTCAGGACATTCGGCGAGGAACCGATACGCATGATTTCCATGCCGGTAATCTCATCAGAAAAGCCGCTGACAATCCAGGTGGCCGGTTCTCTGGACGATGTACGCAATGTATTGGATTCCGCCAGCCTGCTCTTTATCGTCATGGCGCTCGGGCTTCTGGTAGCGGTCGGAACGGTTGGAGCATCTCTGACACGCAAAGTTTTTCAGGCAATCGACAATATTGTGAAGCAAGCCCGCCATATTGGCGAAGCCAATCTCAGTGAACGCCTGCCGCACCCCGGCACACATGACGATATTGGACGTCTGGTGGATACGTTGAACGAAATGCTGAATCGCATTGAGCAAAGTCTCGAAGTTCAGCGCCGTTTTACTGCCGATGCATCTCATGAATTGCGGTCGCCGTTATCCAGACTGCGCACGGAACTGGAGGTAACTCTGCGGCGGCCACGCGATGTGGCGGAATACATTGAAACGGTACGCTCCTGTCTTGAAGAAGTCGATCGTTTGACACTGCTGGTGGAAGCGTTGCTGGTATTGGCCCGGCTTGATGCTGGCCAGGAACAGTATCCGGTTGAAACAGTTTTCCTTAATATTCTGGTTGAGGAGGTAGTCGACAGGATGCAACCGGTTGCCGACGCACGTCAGGTGTGGATTACTGCAAAACCCTTACCACCGCTTACCGCAAGCATTGCCCGCAGCACTGTAAGCGTGGTTCTCACCAACCTTCTGGATAATGCCGTAAAATTTTCGCCGCCCGGCGGATGTGTGACTATCCGGATAGCCATCGACGGCCCTGAAGCGGTTATAAGTGTGTCAGATAGCGGACCGGGCATGCAGCTTGATGAGATTCCGCAACTGTTTGAGCGTTTCTACCGGGGAGCCGTTGCCCGAACCAATACCGTACCCGGGTCGGGCCTCGGCCTCGCCATCTCGCAAGCCATCATGCGCCGCCACGGCGGAAGGATTGAGGCTGCCAATCTTCCTGACGGGGGCGCCGTTTTTTCGGCAAGAATGCCTCTACAAAAACAATCAGACTATTAGGAAGCGCTGATTCATGCCTATCCCCGCCATTTGGCAATCAAAGTCACAGAACTGTATTTTTGTCCAAATAGACCTTCTGAGTTTTAGACAATATGCTGCCTGAGTGAGAGAGCATCATGTGGCTACAACCTGGATACCGGTGGCAAAACCGGTCATCAAGTCAAGAGTCTGTTGAGTTCCGGCCCCGCAGTGCGTTCAGTATGGTCGGGTAGTCGAAATTTCCCGTCAGGCGTGACAGCGTACAACCCAAACCCGAATCGATTTCACTGACCTGCCGAATCACTGCCGTAATTTGTTCCTGATCCAGCTTCTCCAGGGCGCCCAGGAGTTTAGTACGCAATGCGTCCGGCAACACGGCCAGCAACGCCGGGGTCAACATGACAGAAGCAGCGGCTTCCTTTTCTTCGGTATAGCGATAGGTTATGCCCAGTTGTCGCGCCAGGCTGTCGTAGATTTCATTGAAACGGTAGGGCTTGCTCACAAAGTCATCCATACCGGCATCCAGCATTGCCTGTCGTTCGTCCTTGAAGGCCGAAGCGGTTACCGCGACGATCTTCACGGTTCGGCCATCAGGTAGCTGGCGAATGCGCCGCGCGGCTTCCCCGCCATCCATGACCGGCATGCGCCTGTCCATCCAGATAAGATCGGGGCGCCAGTCCTGGAAAAAATTCACGCATTGCTCGCCGTTTTCAGCCACTTTCACCTCAAGCCCGATATCGGTCATCAATCTGCTGAGCAGCAATTGATTTTCAGCCTGGTCTTCGGCGATCAAAATACGGTAGCGGGGCTGGCCAGGAGCAAGCCCCGCTACCTCGCCATGCGTCTCGGATTTGAGTACATCGTCGGCTCTCGCCAGTTCTATCGGTAATTCGATGCGGAACAGCGAACCCTTGCCCGGTGTGCTTTCGACGACGATAATGCTGCCGCCCATTAATGCCATTAACTGGGATGAGATGGCCAAACCCAGCCCGGTGCCTTTTTGCTTCTCCTCCTTTCCCAATTGTACAAAGGGCTTGAATAAACGCCTCTGGTTTTCCGGGCTGATGCCTGGGCCGGTATCCTCAATATCTATCAGCAGAGATTGAATGGTATTACCCGTTATGTTCATTCGGATGGTTACGCTGCCGTGTTCGGTAAATTTCACCGCGTTGCCCACCAGATTAACCAGTACCTGGCGCAGGCGCTCAACGTCGCCTTTGATGTATTGGGGAACATAAGGCGTATGTACGATCAAGAGCTGCAATCCTTTTTCATGAGCGCGCGCCTTTATCATTTCGGTAACATCCCGCACCATACCCAAAAGATCGAACGGCGCAATCTCCAGTTGCAGGCGTCCCACATCAATTTTCGCCATGTCCAGCACATCATTGATCAGGTTCAACAGATGTTCGCCGCTACGGTTGATGATGTTGAGGTTTTCGCGCTGGCTTTCGGTTATCTGGGGGTCGCGGCGCATCATACTGGAGAAGCCGAGAATGGCATTCATCGGCGTGCGCAATTCGTGACTCATATTGGCTAAAAACAGGCTCTTGGCCTTGTTGGCCGCTTCGGCGGCATCGCGCGCCAGTATCAGTTCCGCCGTGCGTTGCCGTACGGTTTCCTCCAGATGATCCGTGTAGCGCCGGCGTGCGCTGATGTCGCGAATATTGCATTGGATGACCTGCGTTTTAGCCTCCATATAGACATTGCTAATGAACTCCGCATGGATTTCTTCCCCGCTGGCGGTTTCCAGCGGCAGGTCTTCGTAGCGTATATATTCTTTACTCTGCAACTTCAGAAAGTGCGTCTTATTGGCCGCGATATTCTTGAAAGAACCGATATCCCATAGGTGCTTTTCGAGCAGTGCTTCCAGCGAGTAGCCAAGCAGATCGATCAGAAATTGATTGGCGTCCACTATCATGCCGGATTTCGCATTGAGAATCAGAATGCCGTCTTGCGCCGCATTGAAAAGACAATGGTAACGAATCAGCAAGTCTTCGTTTGTCATCTTTTCTTCTGTAGTTGCCGGCACGACGTCGCTGTGCATATTGTTCGTTGTCATATCGCCCTCGCATTAGGGAAACACCGATTGTGGATGCGTTTAAACCAACGACGCCAAAGTCCCATAGGCGCAGCTGTAGCGGCTTGTATTCAGACTCCCGGCAACACCTGCTTGAAAACCTCGAGCAGATCCGGTCCGCCTACGGGTTTAACCAGCCAGGCCGATAGCGCCCAGTTGCTTTGCCTCGTCGCGCTTGGCCTGCTGGTTCTCGGTGGTGAGCCCCGGAATCGGGATAAAACGGAAACCGGGCAGTGTGCGCGCATGGCAAATCAGATCGATACCGTCCATATTCGGCATATTTGATGTCGGTATTGATAAGGCCGGGGTTCGCGCCGCTTTTCAGCCGGCCGGGCGCAATTTCCTCGTCTGCCGCCGATAAGACCCTGTACCCGGGAATGTCCATGATGTTTTGCAAACTCATGGGCATGGTGGCTGAATCGTCTACGACCCCGATCGTTTTAGTCATTGATTTAACTCCTGTTGCGCAAGAGCGGATTTTAACCACGCAGCTAAAACTTCATCCTCCGGCCAGGCTGAGATCTGCGCTTTTGCTGCCATCAATACCTGCAGGTTGGCCGCATGCAGATGGCTGCATGCGGAAAGCGCCAGTTTGCCTTTTGTGTGCTTTTGCAGCCATTCGAGCAGTGTTTCCGCTTCGTCCGCGCCAACCACACCGTCGAAACGGGCCGTGTTTTTTTGATATTCGATAGCCATTAAATCAGCTCCCTGAAATTCAGCACCATCAGTACCGAGCCGTCGCCAAGCAACGCCGAACCGGCGTAGCCGGGAAGGCCGCCCAGAATGCCGGTCAGCGGTTTGAGGATGATATCCACGGTTTCACGAAAATCGTCGACGATGACGCCAATCAGATCGTCATGCACGCGCACCACCATCACCGCCAGTTCGCCGTCCTCATTAGCCCGTTGCGGTACGTTCAGAGCCAATAAATCATTGAGCGACAGCAACGGAATTATGCGTTCGC of Candidatus Methylospira mobilis contains these proteins:
- a CDS encoding sensor histidine kinase, with translation MKARINFRMKLVLTHLAVILVILAFTAFGAYWMLSKAIHDQLDAALLALAETEAAMLDASGQQPIRIHETSPGLAPPSLVRLDRLLQIVNTEGTVLARSANLGASRLPTTPALLARLAAGETVFETLRTFGEEPIRMISMPVISSEKPLTIQVAGSLDDVRNVLDSASLLFIVMALGLLVAVGTVGASLTRKVFQAIDNIVKQARHIGEANLSERLPHPGTHDDIGRLVDTLNEMLNRIEQSLEVQRRFTADASHELRSPLSRLRTELEVTLRRPRDVAEYIETVRSCLEEVDRLTLLVEALLVLARLDAGQEQYPVETVFLNILVEEVVDRMQPVADARQVWITAKPLPPLTASIARSTVSVVLTNLLDNAVKFSPPGGCVTIRIAIDGPEAVISVSDSGPGMQLDEIPQLFERFYRGAVARTNTVPGSGLGLAISQAIMRRHGGRIEAANLPDGGAVFSARMPLQKQSDY
- a CDS encoding PAS domain-containing hybrid sensor histidine kinase/response regulator encodes the protein MTTNNMHSDVVPATTEEKMTNEDLLIRYHCLFNAAQDGILILNAKSGMIVDANQFLIDLLGYSLEALLEKHLWDIGSFKNIAANKTHFLKLQSKEYIRYEDLPLETASGEEIHAEFISNVYMEAKTQVIQCNIRDISARRRYTDHLEETVRQRTAELILARDAAEAANKAKSLFLANMSHELRTPMNAILGFSSMMRRDPQITESQRENLNIINRSGEHLLNLINDVLDMAKIDVGRLQLEIAPFDLLGMVRDVTEMIKARAHEKGLQLLIVHTPYVPQYIKGDVERLRQVLVNLVGNAVKFTEHGSVTIRMNITGNTIQSLLIDIEDTGPGISPENQRRLFKPFVQLGKEEKQKGTGLGLAISSQLMALMGGSIIVVESTPGKGSLFRIELPIELARADDVLKSETHGEVAGLAPGQPRYRILIAEDQAENQLLLSRLMTDIGLEVKVAENGEQCVNFFQDWRPDLIWMDRRMPVMDGGEAARRIRQLPDGRTVKIVAVTASAFKDERQAMLDAGMDDFVSKPYRFNEIYDSLARQLGITYRYTEEKEAAASVMLTPALLAVLPDALRTKLLGALEKLDQEQITAVIRQVSEIDSGLGCTLSRLTGNFDYPTILNALRGRNSTDS
- a CDS encoding response regulator — translated: MPNMDGIDLICHARTLPGFRFIPIPGLTTENQQAKRDEAKQLGAIGLAG